The following nucleotide sequence is from Saccharothrix texasensis.
GCTCGGAGACACCGGTGCGGTCGAGGACGTCGCGGTGCTCCGTCCTCGCCACCAACCTCCGCTGTTGCTGGCCGGACAAGTACCTCTGGAACTGCGCGCGGTCCGCATCCGGTTCCGGTTCGACGCCGAGGCTGGTCGGCGATACGTGGATCATCTCCGCCGCGGACCGCGCGGACTGGACCTCGTGCAGCATCGGGGTCAGCACGAGCAGCGCCGCCTCCACCGCGGAGAACCTCAACTCGTCGCCGGAGAGACCGACGGTGATCAGTCCGGACACGCGGGAGGTCATGCGCTCCACGAACGCGGGATCGAGCCACGGGTCACCGGCACAGACCCGGGTGGCCGCGGCGTAGTGCCCGGCCAGGTGCTCGGCGACCGCCACGACCTGTGATCGAACGCGGTCCGGGTCGTCGACGCGATCCCACACCACGTGCCCCTCGGCGAGCGCCGCCCACGCATCGCGTGGCGGATTCGGCCGCGCGACGGCACGACTGGTCACGGGACGCTCCAGAGTGGCGTGCCGTTCGCGCCAGAAGGCCTGATCCGTCGTCAGTGACGGAAACCGCCGGTGGCGCTTCGCGTAGTCGGCGCATGCGTTCACCAGAGCGGAGACGATCGACCACGCCGGCGGTCTCTTCACCTTGCCGTTCAAGATCGCCGAGAGCTGGCTGTCGGAGACTCCGCAGGATGCCTCGAGGCTCTTGAGCGGCGGCTCGCCCGACTCGATCCACAACTGCCTCAGTCGGGCGCAGAACTCGCCGACCCCAGTGATGGGAACTGCGGCCATCCGGTGTTCTCCCCCTCCGGCACCATCCGGTGCCAGTCATCCTCACACCTGGTCCTACCAGGCCGAACCGTCCGAAGCCCGAGCCGTTCTCCGGCGTCGTCCGCAATCGGGGGCTACACCGACGTCGTGCCGGAACCGTCGTCCTCACGTAACCGCGAGCAGGTGAGGAGACACCGTGAAGTTGTGGCTGGAGCTCATCACAGCAGTGCTGCAGGCCGCCGTGGCGACCTTGACCGTCACCGCCGCCATCCGTCGTGGTCGCGGACCGCGGCAAGACGATCACGACTGATCGTGACCGGACACGGTATCCACGAGGCCAACCGGTGGTCACCGCACCATTGCGGTGACCACCCGGTTGACAGCGACTCGAGAGCGGCTCGCATTCACTCTGACGAGCTATCCAGCCCGTCAGGACGAGCGGGTGTCCCGGTGCGCCGAACGGTTCCCGCGTGACCGGGCCGATCAGCCGAACCATTCACCGCGCAGGATGATTTCAGGAACTCTTCAGACCGTGAACCGGGCAGTAAACGATAATCACTCCATCGAGTGACTTGCGCTCCGGTGGCGCCACTCAATACGCCCAACGCCGCACCTCAGCGTACATCTCCGGCCACCCGGGACCTGTCGCCGCTCGGCTCAATCCGCTCACCGCTCGCCGACCGAGCCGCCCATTTCGCCCGATCAGGCGTCACGGTGAATGCACCGCATCGAACTCCGCCAGTCATTCCGCCGCCTGCTGAAGGAGCCCCGACCACCGTGCACAGCGTCGACGACCACACCCTGTTAACCGCTTTGGAACGCCGACTGGCCGCCGCGCTGGGCGGCAGCACCCGATTCGGCCGCCTGGGCCTCCACTGGCCCGCCGCCGCAGCGCGACGAGCCGCGGACACGGTCGCGTTCCGCACCAACGACGTGGGCGGCTACGGCCCGATCCCCCTCGACCGGACGCTGGACATCACCACCGTCACCACCCGTTTCGCCAAGATCCCGGAATTCGCCAGGACCGACGAGCTCAGACAGTCCCGCTTGATCCCCTGCGCTGACCGGGAACTGGAAGAACTGCTCACCCCGCCGATCCCGATGGACCGCTGGGTCACCTTCGAAACCACTATCGCGGACCGCACCTACCGCCTCCACGAAGGCCGCTGGCACGACGTGGGTCAGGCGATCCCCACGAACACGGCCTTGTCGGAGCCGAAATCGGGCTGCAAGGTGATCTGGAGCTCCCCGGCCTGCGCACCGACGGCGAAAGCCATGTCGTAGGTGTAGCTCTTGCCGGGCAGAACGGTGGCGCTCTCCAGCCCACCACCCCCGCACGGACCGCCGGAGTCGAACACGGCTTCCGCTTTCCTGCCGTCGAACTGCGCTTCCCTGCGGAACGACAGCACACCGACGTCGAACCTTCTCCCCGTGCCGTTGATGACGGTCACGGTCACCTTGGCCGCACGGACGACGTCCGGCGCCACCGCGTGCTGCCCGGGCTCGCACGAGGTGGGTGCGGAGATCTCGACGGCCAGTCCGCTGCCCCAGGTGTAGCGCTGCCCCTGGTTCGTCGAACCGTTGAGGATCTCGTCGAACTCCTCGGCGACCTCCGACGTGAAGACCGAGGCGTGCTCTTGGCACTGCCCTGGACCTGGCGGACCCGCTGCCGCAGACGGAGCGCGACCCGACAGGGCCACAGCGGCGCTCTCAGGACGTAGCGAAGGGCGGAAGCGGAGGCCGCCGGGCGGGTCTGGGGACTGTGCCCCCTGGGGTGCAGTGGGCGCGGCAGGATTCGAACCTGCGACCGCTCGGGTGTAAACCGAGTGCTCTTCCGCTGAGCTACGCGCCCCCGAAGCGCCGACCAGCCCGAGGCCGGCGCCGGAAGATATCAGGACAGGGCGGCCACGGCCTTCTTCCACGCCTCCTGGTCGCGTGGTTCGCCGGGGCCGTTCACCTCGGCGTAGCGGACCACGCCGGCGAGGTCGATGAGGAACGTGCCCCGGTTCGCGAGACCCGCCTGCTCGTTGAACACGCCGTAGGCCTGCGCCACCTGCCCGTGCGGCCAGAAGTCCGACAGCAGCGGGAACTGGTAGCCCTCCTGGGCGGCCCACGCCTTCAGGCTGAACGGTGTGTCCACGGACACGCCGATGACCTGCACGTTCTCGTCCTCGTAGGCGGCCAGTTCGTCGCGCACCTGGCACAGCTCGCCGGTGCAGATGCCGCTGAACGCGAACGGGTAGAACACCAGCAGCACGTTGCGCTCCCCGCGGAACGAGGACAGCGTCACGGGCTGCTTGTTGTAGTCGTTGAGCGTGAAGTCAGGGGCCTGCGCGCCTACCTCGACCATGCGACCCTCCACAGGAAACCGTGCAACCCGAAGAACGGGCTCCACCCGATCGGGGAGCCCGCCGTCGAGCCTAGGGCATGGCGGTCGGCGTGCCTTCTTCGCGGTTAGCGCTTCGTCTTGGCCGACTTCGGCGAGACGAGCCTGGTCGCGGACCAGTCACCGCTCACCGTGATGTTGGAGGTCTGGGCGAGTCCCGCGGTGGACACGGCCTCGGCGATGTCACTCGGCTCGACGTGACCGGCCCGACCTGTCTTGGGCGTCAGCACCCAGATCACGCCGTCGTCGGCCAGGGCCGTGGTGGCGTTGATCAAGGCGTCGGCGAGGTCGCCGTCCTCCTCGCGCCACCAGAGCAGGACCACGTCCATGACCTCGTCGGAGTCCTCATCGAGCAGATCACCGCCCACCCGCTCCTCGATCGCGGCACGGAGGTCGTCGTCGACGTCCTCGTCCCAGCCGATCTCCTGGACCACGCTGCCCGGTTCGATCCCGAGCCTGTCGGCGACACCGATCTTGCCGGCGTCTTCCGCGGCGACCACGGCTTCCACTCCTCCAAGTACACAAGAGCGGCAGCCGGGTACGACTGCCGCGATGTCACTACCAGTCGCGGCTAGCGAACACTGTCAGCCCCGCCACGCGCAACCGTAAGGGCCAAGACACGCCGCATCGGGTACCCCCGAGTGAGGCGCTCAGACCTCATGAGGCACGCTCTGCACACCTCCTATTCGCGCGCGCGAGAGAAACGATCCAGAGTTACTCACCGGTAGAGGTGACGGGACCGTGACTGTCGGGCGACGATGGAGCTGAGAAGACCCCGGAACGAGGAGATCCCTTGGCCCCGCAGAACCCCCCCGAGCGGGTACGCGTCATCCGTGACGGTCTGGCCGCCCACCTCCCCGACATCGACCCGGAGGAGACCGCGGAGTGGCTGGAGTCGTTCGACGCCGCGCTCAAGGGCGGCGGGCAGCAGCGCGCCCGCTACCTGATGCTGCGGCTGCTCGAGCGGGCCAGGGAGAGCCACGTCGGCGTCCCTTCGCTGACCAGCACTGATTACGTCAACACCATCCCCACCGAGCGCGAGCCGTGGTTCCCCGGCGACGAGGAGGTGGAGCGCCGCTACCGGGCCTGGATCCGGTGGAACGCGGCGATGACCGTGCACCGCGCGCAGCGACCCGGCGTCGGTGTCGGCGGTCACATCTCGACCTACGCGTCGTCGGCGAGCCTCTACGAGGTCGGCTTCAACCACTTCTTCCGGGGCAAGGACCACCCCGGCGGCGGTGACCACGTCTTCATGCAGGGCCACGCCTCTCCCGGCGTGTACGCCCGCGCGTTCCTCGAGGGCAGGTTGTCCGCCGAGCAGCTCGACGGCTTCCGCCAGGAGTTCTCGCACGCGGGACCGGGCGGCGGCCTGCCGTCGTACCCGCACCCGCGGCTGATGCCGGACTTCTGGGAGTTCCCGACCGTGTCCATGGGCCTCGGCCCGATGAACGCGATCTACCAGGCGCGGTTCAACCGCTACCTGCGCGACCGCGGTATCAAGGACACGTCGGACCAGCACGTCTGGGCGTTCCTCGGCGACGGCGAGATGGACGAGCCGGAGTCGCGCGGCCTGCTCCAGGTCGCGGCGAACGAGCAGCTGGACAACCTGACCTTCGTGGTGAACTGCAACCTGCAGCGCCTCGACGGCCCGGTCCGCGGCAACGGCAAGATCATCCAGGAGCTGGAGGCGTTCTTCCGCGGCGCGGGCTGGAACGTCATCAAGGTCATCTGGGGTCGCGAGTGGGACGCCCTGCTGCACGCCGACCGCGACGGCGCGCTGGTGAACCTGATGAACACCACGCCGGACGGCGACTACCAGACGTACAAGGCCAACGACGGCGCCTACGTCCGCGAGCACTTCTTCGGCCGTGACCCGCGGACGAAGGACCTGGTCACGCCCATGTCCGACGACGAGGTGTGGAACCTCAAGCGCGGCGGGCACGACTACCGCAAGGTCTACGCGGCGTACAAGGCGGCGGTGGAGCACCACGGCCAGCCGACGGTCATCCTCGCCAAGACCATCAAGGGCTACGGCCTGGGCCCGCACTTCGCGGCGCGCAACGCCACGCACCAGATGAAGAAGATGACCCACGAGGACCTGAAGCTCTTCCGGGACAGCCTGCGCATCCCGATCGAGGACAAGGACCTGGACCCGTACCTGCCGCCGTACTACCACCCCGGCAAGGACTCCCCGGAGATCCAGTACCTGCTGGAGCGGCGCAAGCAGCTCGGCGGGTTCGTGCCGGAGCGGCGGACCAAGTCCAAGGCGCTGGTGCTGCCCGGGGACAAGGTCTACGACGTGATCAAGCGGGGCTCGGGCAAGCAGGAGGTCGCCACCACGATGGCGTTCGTCCGGCTGGTCCGCGACCTGGCCAAGGACCCGGAGATCGGCGGCCGGATCGTGCCGATCATCCCGGACGAGGCGCGCACGTTCGGCATGGACTCGATGTTCCCGGCGCAGAAGATCTACAACCCGAACGGGCAGATGTACACCTCCGTGGACGCCCAGCTGATGCTGGCGTACAAGGAGAGCGAGCAGGGCCAGATCCTGCACGAGGGCATCAACGAGGCCGGTTCGACCTCGTCGTTCACCGCGGCGGGCACGTCGTACGCCACGCACGGCGAGCCGATGATCCCGATCTACATCTTCTACTCGATGTTCGGGTTCCAGCGCACCGGCGACGGCCTGTGGGCGGCGGCGGACCAGATGGCGCGCGGTTTCGTGCTGGGCGCGACGGCCGGCCGCACCACGCTGACCGGTGAGGGCCTGCAGCACGCCGACGGGCACTCGTTGCTGCTGGCGCACACCAACCCGGCCGTGGTGGCGTACGACCCGGCGTGGTCGTTCGAGGTGGCGCACATCGTCAAGGACGGTCTGCGGCGGATGTACGGCGAGAACGCCGAGAACGTCTTCTACTACATGACCGTCTACAACGAGCCGTACCAGCAGCCGGCCGAGCCCGAGGGCCTGGACGTGGACGGCCTGCTCAAGGGCCTGTACCGCTACCAGGCGGCGTCGGCGCAGAGCGGTCCGCGGGCGCAGCTGCTGGCCTCCGGCGTGGCGATGCCGTGGGCGGTCAAGGCGCAGCGGATGCTGGCCGAGGAGTGGGGCGTGCAGGCCGACGTGTGGTCGGCGACGTCGTACTCGGAGCTGCGGCGCGAGGCGGTCGAGGTGGACCGGCACAACCTGCTGCACCCCGACCAGGAGCCGCGTGTGCCGTACGTCACGCAGGCGCTGGCGGACGCGGCCGGCCCGGTGGTCGCGGTGTCCGACTGGATGCGCGCGGTGCCGGACCTGATCCGGCCGTACGTGCCGACGGACATGACGACCCTGGGCACCGACGGGTTCGGCTTCTCCGACACCCGGCCCGCGGCGCGGCGGCACTTCCTGGTCGACGCCGAGTCGGTCGTGGTGGCCACGCTGGCGGCGCTGGCCAAGCGCGGCGAGATCCAGCAGTCGCTGGTCGTGCAGGCGGCCCGGAAGTACAAGATCGACGACGTGAGCGCGGCGGGCCCGTCCACCTCGGACGCCGGCCTGGCGTGATCGGCTGACCGGTTCGGGGGCGGACGCGAACCCGCGTCCGCCCCCGAGCCGTTTCCGCAGTAGTGCGGCCGACCAGGGGAATCTTCGTTCTGCCGCTGCGGATTGTGATCCGCACCATAGACTTGCCCCACAACCCGGCGTTCCAACAAGGGGTCGGATGGGGACGCAACCACTGCACGCGGTGCACCGCACGGTCGTGGTCGTGGACGTGGTCGCCTTCAGCCGGCGCTCGCCCGCCCCGCAGGCGGAGATCCGACGCGGCCTCTACGCGGCGCTGGAGGCGGCGTTCGAGGGCAGCGGACTGGACTGGTCGGCGATCGACCACGAGGACCGCGGCGACGGTGTGCTCGTGCTCGTGCCGCCCGACGTGCCCAAGAGCCGGGTGGTCGGCGGGCTGCCGCACGCGCTGCTGGGCGAGCTGCGCCGCTACAACGCGACCCGCACCGAGGACGCCCGGATCAGGCTTCGGATGGCGATCACGGCGGGCGAGGTGCGGCACGACGAGCACGGCGTGCTCGGCGGCGAGGTGACGCTGGCGTTCCGGCTGCTCGACTCCCGACCGCTGCGGGAGGCGGTGGCCCGCTCGGCGGCGCTGTTCGCGCTGATCGTCTCCGACCGGTTCTACGAGGACGTGGTCGGGCCGAACCCGGCGATGGACCCGGAGTCGTTCCGCCGGGTCGGCGTCGAGGTCAAGGAGGTCCGCGGCCACGCCTGGCTGCACGTGCCGCACAGCGGCCCGGTCGAGCAAGCCCCCGTGGCGGAGCCGGTCGCCGCGGAGCCGGTGGTGCGGACGCCCGGACCGCCGCCCGCCGGGCGTCGCCGACTGCCCGCCTCGCTGGTGCCGGTGCTGCTGTTCGTCGCCGTGACGAACGCGGCCGGCGCCTCGCCGCCCGCCGTGCCGCCCTGCCCGCCACCGGTCCAGCTCAACGTGCTGACGTCGACCGAGCTGGAGGGGGTCGTCCGCTCGATCGCGCTGGAGTTCGAGGAGGACGCGCGGCGGCGCAACGACCTGGGCTGCCGGGAGGTGGACGCGCTCGTGTTCAGCGGCCCTTCCGACGAGGAGGCCGCGGCGGCGCTGGGCCGGGGTTGGTCGACGGCCGACCTCACCGCGGTGGGCCCCGAACCGCACGTGTGGCTGCCCGACAGCACCGCGGAGGTCCGGCCCGCCCAGGCGACGCTGCGGACGCGCACGGACACCGTGCTGCGCCCACGCGGGAGCGTGGCGGTGTCGCCGGTGGTCGTGGGCGCGGCGGAGGAGCTGGCCGTGGCGCTGGACGGCGGGTTCCGGTGGGAGCACGCGGTGCGGACGGTCGCCGTGGACACCTCGTCGGGTGTCGGCGTGGTCGCCGCCGCCGCGCTGGCGCACGCCAAGCTCGGCGGGCTGTACCTGCGGACGCGGGAGGTGCCGCGGCAGCTCCACGAGATCACCCGCGCCGCGACCGCCGGGCCCGCGTGCGTCGGCGACGTGCTGCTGGTCGGGTCGGAGAAGGCGGTGGCCGGCACGACGGGGTGCCGGGTGGTCTACCCGCAGGACCGCGTGCCGGTGCTGGACCACCCGTTCGTGGAGGTCGAGCGACCGACCCGGCCGCCCAACGAGCGGCGGCGGCACATCGTGGACCGGTTCCACGAGCACCTGCTCGCGCCGCCCGCCCAGGACGGGTTCCGGCGGGCGGGGTTCCGGGACGTGGACTGGAACGTCGGCTCCGACCCGGGGCCGGGGGTGCGGGCCGACCGGCCGCAGTCGCTGCCGATCGAGCCGGACGCGAAGGCGATCCGCGACGCGTGGAAGGCCGCGAGCCGGTCGCGGGTGATCGGCGTGGCCGGTGACGGCTCCCCCGACGCGACCCGGTTCCTCGACCAGGTGCGGCTGCTGGGCGGTCCGGCGGACGTGGTGATCGCCCTGTCGCTGTCGGAGCACCTGGCCGAGGAAGCCGTCAAGCGGGAGGTGGACGTGGTGGTGCTGGCGACGCGGTCCCCGGCCCCGGAGGTCAGGACGACCCTCGGCGGCGCGGTCGAGGTGGTGGCCGTCGGGTTCGAGGAGGGGGCGTGCACGCCCTCAACGGCCCTCTACGCCGCCGCTGACGATCACGGCGGGTCCTGCCACGAGATCGTCGACAAGAACGGTTCTGGGCCGTCTGAGCGCCAGGAAGGCGCCTTGGGCGACATAGCGCGCGCCGCGTGGGGAGACTGACATGATCCGCGTCCTTGTGCCACTGCTGGTGCTGTTGACGGCGTGCACGCCCCTGGTGGAGGACGACGCGGCGGACGGCACCGGGCCGATCACGTTCGTGGACGGCCCCGACACCACGGCGAACGGGCAGGTGCGCGAGCTGGTGGAGCGCTGGAACGCGCAGGCCGACCGGCGCGAGAAGGTGGCGTTCGTGGAGATGCCGGACACCACCGACGGCCACCGCGCGCAGTTGACCGCCCGCGCCCAGGACCTGGAGGACGTGCGCGGCGGTCCCGACTGCTACGACGTGATGGCCGTGGACGTGGTGTGGACGGCCCCGTTCGCCGCGGCGGGGCACCTGGTGGAGCTGGACCCCGACGAGTTCGGGGCGGACCGGATGCTGCCGCAGGCGGTGGAGACGGCGAAGACCCCGGACGGGGAGCACCTGTGGGCGGTGCCGTGGCGCAGCGACGCCGGGCTGCTCTTCTACCGCGAGGACGTGCTCGACGACGCGCAGGTGGAGCCGCCGACCACGTGGGCCGAGCTGAGGTGGCAGGCGAGCACCATCGCCGGGCACTACGACCTGAAGGGCTACGTTGCCCAGCTCGGGCGCTACGAGGGCCTGACCGTCAACGCCGCCGAGGCCATCTGGGCGCACGAGGGCGACCTGCGACACCCGGACTCGCCCCAGGCGAAGGAGGGCGTGCGCGCCCTGGCGGACGGCGTCGCGCAGGGCTGGATCCCGCGTGAGGCCCTCGAGTACAACGAGAACACCTCCCTCACGGAGTTCATGGACGGCCGGGCGCTGTTCATGCGCAACTGGCCGTTCGCGGGCCCGCGGCTCGCCGACCGGGAGAGGTCGAAGGTGGCGGGCGACTGGGCCGCGGTCCCGCTGCCGGGCCCCAGCGCGCTGGGCGGCTGGAACCTGGCGGTGTCCCGGTGCTCGGCCCACCAGGCCACCGCCCGCCGGTTCATCCAGTTCGCCACCGGCGTGGAGAACCAGCGGCGGCTCGCCGAGCGCGCCGGGTTCGCGCCCACCATCGAGTTCCTCTACGACGAGCCGGGCCTGGTGCCGCCCGAGCTGCGCGAGAGCGTGCTCGGCGCCCGGGCCCGGCGGCCGTCCCCGCACTACGACGCGCTGACCAGCGCGATGCAGGAGAGCCTGCACCACGTGCTGGAGGAACCGGACTCAGTCGACGAGTCCATGGACCAGCTCGCGGAGGACCTGACCCGGGCCGAGCAGGGCCGCTAGGGCTTGGCGGCCTCGACGCGGGCGGTGGTCTGCTTCGCGGCGCGGTTCCAGTCGATCCAGCCGCGGATCACCAGGACGGCGAAGACCGTGTAGACCGCGGCGCTGAAGTACAGCCCGGACTGGATCTGCAGCGGTACGCCGATCGCGTCCACCACCAGCCACACCAGCCAGAACTCGACCAGGCCGAAGCCCTGGAGGGTGAACGCGAGCACGGTGCCGACGAAGATCGCGGCGTCCGGCCACGGCGCCCACGAGGCGTCCAGCGCGTCCAGCAGCAGCGCGAACCCGACCGTGCCGAGCACGAACGCGACCGCCACGGCGAGGCGTTCCTTCACCGTGCCCTTGCGGACCACCACGCCGAACACCGGGTCACGCCGGCGCGTCCACGCCCACCAGCCGTAGAGGGTGATCAGCGCGATCACCACCTGGCGCGCGGCCGTGCCGCCGAGGTGCGCGGACACGTACACCACGAACAGCAGCGAGACCGAGACCAGCTGCACGGGCCACGTCCAGAGCGAGCGCTTCTGCGCGAGGTACACCACCACCAGCGCGAAGACCTGCCCGATGAACTCGGCCCAGGACACCTTCTGCCCCAACACCGTGAAGCCCTGCTCCATCAAGACGTGCACCGCGTCCTCCATCCCGACAGGCGTTCCCGGGGCATGGCAGAACCACGGCACGCGCGCCTCCCATCCGGACTTTCACCGTCGGCCCCGGAATTCCACCGGATCAACCGCCCTGGTGGGCGGGTCGCGGGCTGTCACCGCCGGTTCGGATTTCCACCGAGCCCCGGAGCGCATGTCTCTCATTGCGTCGGAACATCATCGCGCGCGGAACTGTTCCTGGGGTGATCGACGGCACAGTGCGCAAGATCCGAGAACGCGCCCACCCGAGGTCGTCACCTCGACTTCAGCCCCGGTACACCGGTGACCAGTAGCTTCCGGCGAATGCGAATCCTGCTCATGGCCGCGGTGGTGCCGCTGCTCATCGCCTCCTCACCCGGGCCGGACGTGGTCGTGCCGGTCGCCCAGACCCGCGCGTTCGTCGACGACGCGTCCGGGCGGCCCGCCAACGCCGACGCCGACGACCCCGCGATCTGGGTGCACCCGCGCGCGAAGCGGCAGAGCGTCGTGCTGGGCACCTTGAAGGAAGGCGGGCTGGCCGCGTTCGACCTGGCCGGCCGCACCCTGGGCACCTACCCCGCGCCGGCGGCGCCGACGCCGGAGGCCAAGCCGGGCCGGTTCAACAACGTCGACGTGCTCGGCGCGGTCCGGGTCGGCGGGCGGACGCGGGACCTGGCGTTCGTCAGCGACCGCGGCCGGGACCGGATCCGGGTCTACGAGATCGACGGTCGCGGCGCGGCGGCGGGGTCGGACGTCGTGCGGGACGTGACCGACCCGGGCGCCCGGCCGGTGTTCTCGGCGTCGGAGGAGGAAGTGGACGACCAGCACACCGCCTACGGCCTGGCGGCCGGTTTCGTCGGCCGCACGCCGGTGGTCGTGACGAACCGGCGCAACGAGACCAGGGTC
It contains:
- the pnuC gene encoding nicotinamide riboside transporter PnuC — its product is MHVLMEQGFTVLGQKVSWAEFIGQVFALVVVYLAQKRSLWTWPVQLVSVSLLFVVYVSAHLGGTAARQVVIALITLYGWWAWTRRRDPVFGVVVRKGTVKERLAVAVAFVLGTVGFALLLDALDASWAPWPDAAIFVGTVLAFTLQGFGLVEFWLVWLVVDAIGVPLQIQSGLYFSAAVYTVFAVLVIRGWIDWNRAAKQTTARVEAAKP
- a CDS encoding peroxiredoxin; this translates as MVEVGAQAPDFTLNDYNKQPVTLSSFRGERNVLLVFYPFAFSGICTGELCQVRDELAAYEDENVQVIGVSVDTPFSLKAWAAQEGYQFPLLSDFWPHGQVAQAYGVFNEQAGLANRGTFLIDLAGVVRYAEVNGPGEPRDQEAWKKAVAALS
- the aceE gene encoding pyruvate dehydrogenase (acetyl-transferring), homodimeric type, which produces MAPQNPPERVRVIRDGLAAHLPDIDPEETAEWLESFDAALKGGGQQRARYLMLRLLERARESHVGVPSLTSTDYVNTIPTEREPWFPGDEEVERRYRAWIRWNAAMTVHRAQRPGVGVGGHISTYASSASLYEVGFNHFFRGKDHPGGGDHVFMQGHASPGVYARAFLEGRLSAEQLDGFRQEFSHAGPGGGLPSYPHPRLMPDFWEFPTVSMGLGPMNAIYQARFNRYLRDRGIKDTSDQHVWAFLGDGEMDEPESRGLLQVAANEQLDNLTFVVNCNLQRLDGPVRGNGKIIQELEAFFRGAGWNVIKVIWGREWDALLHADRDGALVNLMNTTPDGDYQTYKANDGAYVREHFFGRDPRTKDLVTPMSDDEVWNLKRGGHDYRKVYAAYKAAVEHHGQPTVILAKTIKGYGLGPHFAARNATHQMKKMTHEDLKLFRDSLRIPIEDKDLDPYLPPYYHPGKDSPEIQYLLERRKQLGGFVPERRTKSKALVLPGDKVYDVIKRGSGKQEVATTMAFVRLVRDLAKDPEIGGRIVPIIPDEARTFGMDSMFPAQKIYNPNGQMYTSVDAQLMLAYKESEQGQILHEGINEAGSTSSFTAAGTSYATHGEPMIPIYIFYSMFGFQRTGDGLWAAADQMARGFVLGATAGRTTLTGEGLQHADGHSLLLAHTNPAVVAYDPAWSFEVAHIVKDGLRRMYGENAENVFYYMTVYNEPYQQPAEPEGLDVDGLLKGLYRYQAASAQSGPRAQLLASGVAMPWAVKAQRMLAEEWGVQADVWSATSYSELRREAVEVDRHNLLHPDQEPRVPYVTQALADAAGPVVAVSDWMRAVPDLIRPYVPTDMTTLGTDGFGFSDTRPAARRHFLVDAESVVVATLAALAKRGEIQQSLVVQAARKYKIDDVSAAGPSTSDAGLA
- a CDS encoding substrate-binding domain-containing protein, with product MGTQPLHAVHRTVVVVDVVAFSRRSPAPQAEIRRGLYAALEAAFEGSGLDWSAIDHEDRGDGVLVLVPPDVPKSRVVGGLPHALLGELRRYNATRTEDARIRLRMAITAGEVRHDEHGVLGGEVTLAFRLLDSRPLREAVARSAALFALIVSDRFYEDVVGPNPAMDPESFRRVGVEVKEVRGHAWLHVPHSGPVEQAPVAEPVAAEPVVRTPGPPPAGRRRLPASLVPVLLFVAVTNAAGASPPAVPPCPPPVQLNVLTSTELEGVVRSIALEFEEDARRRNDLGCREVDALVFSGPSDEEAAAALGRGWSTADLTAVGPEPHVWLPDSTAEVRPAQATLRTRTDTVLRPRGSVAVSPVVVGAAEELAVALDGGFRWEHAVRTVAVDTSSGVGVVAAAALAHAKLGGLYLRTREVPRQLHEITRAATAGPACVGDVLLVGSEKAVAGTTGCRVVYPQDRVPVLDHPFVEVERPTRPPNERRRHIVDRFHEHLLAPPAQDGFRRAGFRDVDWNVGSDPGPGVRADRPQSLPIEPDAKAIRDAWKAASRSRVIGVAGDGSPDATRFLDQVRLLGGPADVVIALSLSEHLAEEAVKREVDVVVLATRSPAPEVRTTLGGAVEVVAVGFEEGACTPSTALYAAADDHGGSCHEIVDKNGSGPSERQEGALGDIARAAWGD
- a CDS encoding extracellular solute-binding protein, translating into MIRVLVPLLVLLTACTPLVEDDAADGTGPITFVDGPDTTANGQVRELVERWNAQADRREKVAFVEMPDTTDGHRAQLTARAQDLEDVRGGPDCYDVMAVDVVWTAPFAAAGHLVELDPDEFGADRMLPQAVETAKTPDGEHLWAVPWRSDAGLLFYREDVLDDAQVEPPTTWAELRWQASTIAGHYDLKGYVAQLGRYEGLTVNAAEAIWAHEGDLRHPDSPQAKEGVRALADGVAQGWIPREALEYNENTSLTEFMDGRALFMRNWPFAGPRLADRERSKVAGDWAAVPLPGPSALGGWNLAVSRCSAHQATARRFIQFATGVENQRRLAERAGFAPTIEFLYDEPGLVPPELRESVLGARARRPSPHYDALTSAMQESLHHVLEEPDSVDESMDQLAEDLTRAEQGR
- a CDS encoding DUF3052 domain-containing protein; this encodes MVAAEDAGKIGVADRLGIEPGSVVQEIGWDEDVDDDLRAAIEERVGGDLLDEDSDEVMDVVLLWWREEDGDLADALINATTALADDGVIWVLTPKTGRAGHVEPSDIAEAVSTAGLAQTSNITVSGDWSATRLVSPKSAKTKR
- a CDS encoding TIGR04141 family sporadically distributed protein gives rise to the protein MHSVDDHTLLTALERRLAAALGGSTRFGRLGLHWPAAAARRAADTVAFRTNDVGGYGPIPLDRTLDITTVTTRFAKIPEFARTDELRQSRLIPCADRELEELLTPPIPMDRWVTFETTIADRTYRLHEGRWHDVGQAIPTNTALSEPKSGCKVIWSSPACAPTAKAMS